Proteins from a single region of Penaeus monodon isolate SGIC_2016 chromosome 12, NSTDA_Pmon_1, whole genome shotgun sequence:
- the LOC119579223 gene encoding mitotic checkpoint protein BUB3-like isoform X1 has product MSESRMEFRLKNTPSDCIQSVKFGPSSSQFLLVASWDKSVRLYDVVNNNMRLQYQHTGPVLDCCFQDAVHAYSGGLDGQLKTFDLNTNTESVVGSHDAPIRCVEFCPEVNVVITGAWDSNIKLWDPRGPREAGTFQQPNKVYTMGLGGEKLVVGTSNRKVMVWDLRNMGFAQQRRESSLKYQTRCIQCFPNKQERGYVVSSIEGRVAVEYLDPSPEVQKKKYAFKCHRLKEDGIEKIFPVNAISFHNGYNTFATGGSDGYVNIWDGFNKKRLCQFHRYPTSISSLCFSNDGNTLAIACSYMYEQEEIDPMPEDCIFIRRVTDQETKPK; this is encoded by the exons ATGAGTGAATCTCGCATGGAATTTCGGTTGAAGAATACTCCGAGTGACTGTATTCAAAGTGTCAAGTTTGGGCCTTCATCTTCACAGTTCCTTCTAGTAGCATCGTGGGACAAAAGTGTTCGCCTTTATGATGTTGTCAATAATAACATGCGGTTACAGTATCAGCATACAGGCCCGGTTTTGGATTGCTGCTTCCAG GATGCTGTCCATGCATACAGTGGAGGCTTAGATGGTCAGCTCAAGACCTTTGAtctcaacacaaacacagaatcTGTGGTTGGCTCTCATGATGCTCCAATCAG GTGTGTGGAATTTTGCCCAGAAGTAAATGTTGTGATCACAGGAGCTTGGGATTCCAACATCAAACTCTGGGATCCTCGTGGACCACGGGAAGCTGGTACTTTCCAACAGCCAAATAAG GTGTACACCATGGGCCTTGGTGGAGAAAAGTTGGTAGTGGGGACATCCAATAGAAAAGTGATGGTTTGGGATCTGAGGAACATGGGCTTTGCTCAACAGCGCCGAGAATCTTCTCTCAAATACCAGACTCGCTGCATTCAGTGCTTCCCCAACAAACAG GAGCGG GGTTATGTTGTGTCCAGTATTGAGGGTCGTGTGGCTGTTGAGTACCTTGACCCGAGCCCGGAAGTCCAGAAGAAGAAGTATGCCTTCAAGTGCCACAGACTTAAAGAGGATGGGATTGAGAAAATTTTCCCTGTTAATGCCATAAG TTTCCACAATGGTTACAATACCTTTGCAACAGGAGGTTCTGATGGGTATGTCAATATATGGGACGGCTTCAACAAGAAGCGCCTGTGCCAGTTCCATCGTTATCCAACTTCCATATCCTCCCTATGCTTCAGCAATGATG GTAACACACTAGCAATTGCCTGCTCCTATATGtatgaacaagaggaaattgacCCCATGCCAGAGGATTGCATCTTCATCCGTCGTGTGACAGACCAAGAGACGAAGCCAAAATAA
- the LOC119579223 gene encoding mitotic checkpoint protein BUB3-like isoform X2 — MSESRMEFRLKNTPSDCIQSVKFGPSSSQFLLVASWDKSVRLYDVVNNNMRLQYQHTGPVLDCCFQDAVHAYSGGLDGQLKTFDLNTNTESVVGSHDAPIRCVEFCPEVNVVITGAWDSNIKLWDPRGPREAGTFQQPNKVYTMGLGGEKLVVGTSNRKVMVWDLRNMGFAQQRRESSLKYQTRCIQCFPNKQGYVVSSIEGRVAVEYLDPSPEVQKKKYAFKCHRLKEDGIEKIFPVNAISFHNGYNTFATGGSDGYVNIWDGFNKKRLCQFHRYPTSISSLCFSNDGNTLAIACSYMYEQEEIDPMPEDCIFIRRVTDQETKPK, encoded by the exons ATGAGTGAATCTCGCATGGAATTTCGGTTGAAGAATACTCCGAGTGACTGTATTCAAAGTGTCAAGTTTGGGCCTTCATCTTCACAGTTCCTTCTAGTAGCATCGTGGGACAAAAGTGTTCGCCTTTATGATGTTGTCAATAATAACATGCGGTTACAGTATCAGCATACAGGCCCGGTTTTGGATTGCTGCTTCCAG GATGCTGTCCATGCATACAGTGGAGGCTTAGATGGTCAGCTCAAGACCTTTGAtctcaacacaaacacagaatcTGTGGTTGGCTCTCATGATGCTCCAATCAG GTGTGTGGAATTTTGCCCAGAAGTAAATGTTGTGATCACAGGAGCTTGGGATTCCAACATCAAACTCTGGGATCCTCGTGGACCACGGGAAGCTGGTACTTTCCAACAGCCAAATAAG GTGTACACCATGGGCCTTGGTGGAGAAAAGTTGGTAGTGGGGACATCCAATAGAAAAGTGATGGTTTGGGATCTGAGGAACATGGGCTTTGCTCAACAGCGCCGAGAATCTTCTCTCAAATACCAGACTCGCTGCATTCAGTGCTTCCCCAACAAACAG GGTTATGTTGTGTCCAGTATTGAGGGTCGTGTGGCTGTTGAGTACCTTGACCCGAGCCCGGAAGTCCAGAAGAAGAAGTATGCCTTCAAGTGCCACAGACTTAAAGAGGATGGGATTGAGAAAATTTTCCCTGTTAATGCCATAAG TTTCCACAATGGTTACAATACCTTTGCAACAGGAGGTTCTGATGGGTATGTCAATATATGGGACGGCTTCAACAAGAAGCGCCTGTGCCAGTTCCATCGTTATCCAACTTCCATATCCTCCCTATGCTTCAGCAATGATG GTAACACACTAGCAATTGCCTGCTCCTATATGtatgaacaagaggaaattgacCCCATGCCAGAGGATTGCATCTTCATCCGTCGTGTGACAGACCAAGAGACGAAGCCAAAATAA